A stretch of DNA from Prochlorococcus marinus str. SB:
ACTTAACTCTCTTGAAGCAATCAAGAATGCAGTTCAATCAGGTTTAGGAGCTTCCTTTTTGCCTGTTGTTTCTATTGAAAGAGAATTATCTGCTGGAACAATCCACAAAGCATTCGTTGCTGATTTAGAGGTAAAAAGAGAACTTAAATTAATTACTAATCCGTCAAGATATACATCGAGAGCATCAGAAGTATTTAAGAAAAACATTCTTCCACAATTTGCTAGTTTAGAAAGCCCTTTGAGGCATATATAATTTCGATCAAAACTGAATTGCTTCTCTGTTAATACCTACCCCGCCGTCTTCAGCTTGTCCATCACCTTTTATTATAAATTTATTTTCATTTACATCAGTCTGATAAACACACTTAACTATTGGCTTATCTCTTATAGAACCAATATAAGCAAAAGTATTCATCCTTTGCTTACATTCTCTTACATCTTCATTACTAATTGCACCCTCTTTTTGTAGCACTGTCCAATTCTCTCTTCTAATAACACACCCTGGCTGAAGAGCTGGTTGCGTTACAAAACTCGTAGATGGATTCAGAGTCGTATACATTTCAACATCAATTACAAAAGCACTAGCTCCCCATTGTCTGCAAAATTCAGGATCTGGGACAGCCATATCTAATTGTTGTTGACTTGCTATATTCCCCTGCCCGCCATCAGTTGTACTGGTGATAGCGCTCCCGATACCAACTCCTAAAATTAATACTCCAGCAAGTACGGCAATGGTTCCTGTACTAAAGTTGATCTTTTGCTCAGAAGAAGCAGGCAATCTATTGCTTCTTTGACCATACGAATCAATGTCCTTTGGATTTGGTGGATAATAACTTCTATTTGTGCCTCTTCTTGGCCTTCTATTTGAGGATGATCTATTCACAGCACTTCATTTGTCTTTGGTAAACCCATTGAATAATTCATTACTCTACAATCAGGGTTATAGCTAAGCTGACCGTTTTGAAGCAAAAACTTAATCAAACCTTCAATTTCTGATCCTATTTTTCGAAGTTCATAATCATCTAAATCCTTTCCTGCCCTCTCTTTTATTAATTCTTTGAATTTTTCATTTATTTTGTTTAGAGAATCTTCATTCCAAATAAATTCGTTATCAGGATCTAAATCAAGAGTTAGTTTTTTGGGATGAAACTTTAATTCCTCATCTACCACTTCGGCAGTAAAAATTCTTACATGCCTAGTAGTCGATTTTAAAAGCATTTTTTCCATAATTTTACGAAATAATCAACGAAAAAAACTATTATGTTCTAACTTTAATGTAGCTTATTAGTAAGTGTTAATTTATTTCTTGATTTAATAATGCGTGTTGTAATTGCTGGTGCTGGTTTAGCAGGTTTATCTTGCGCCAAATATTTAGTCGATAATGGACACATTCCGATTGTTCTTGAAGCCAGAGACGTTTTAGGAGGGAAAGTTGCTGCATGGAAAGACGAAGATGGAGATTGGTATGAAACTGGGTTACATATATTTTTTGGAGCCTACCCAAATATGTTGCAACTTTTTAAGGAATTAGATATTGAAGACAGACTTCAATGGAAAAGTCATTCAATGATTTTTAATCAGCCATCAGAGCCTGGAACTTACAGTAGATTCGACTTTCCCGATATACCTGCTCCAGTTAATGGCGTATCAGCAATACTAAGCAATAATGATATGCTTTCATGGAATGAAAAGATTCTATTTGGATTAGGTTTAGTGCCTGCAATGCTGAGAGGCCAAAAGTACTTAGATAAATGTGATACAAAATCATGGACAGATTGGCTAAAAGAGCACAATATACCGGAAAGAGTTAATGATGAAGTATTTATAGCGATGAGTAAAGCCCTTAATTTTATTGGACCGGATGAAATATCATCTACAGTTTTATTAACAGCATTAAACAGATTTTTACAAGAAAAAAAT
This window harbors:
- a CDS encoding DUF3172 domain-containing protein, translating into MNRSSSNRRPRRGTNRSYYPPNPKDIDSYGQRSNRLPASSEQKINFSTGTIAVLAGVLILGVGIGSAITSTTDGGQGNIASQQQLDMAVPDPEFCRQWGASAFVIDVEMYTTLNPSTSFVTQPALQPGCVIRRENWTVLQKEGAISNEDVRECKQRMNTFAYIGSIRDKPIVKCVYQTDVNENKFIIKGDGQAEDGGVGINREAIQF
- the ndhM gene encoding NAD(P)H-quinone oxidoreductase subunit M, with protein sequence MEKMLLKSTTRHVRIFTAEVVDEELKFHPKKLTLDLDPDNEFIWNEDSLNKINEKFKELIKERAGKDLDDYELRKIGSEIEGLIKFLLQNGQLSYNPDCRVMNYSMGLPKTNEVL